The window CACCGAGAATATCCGTGAGCACTTGATCCCCAATGTGCACGCACTGCTGCGGCGCAAGATTCCATCGCCGCTGCGCCACTCGAAAACCGTCAACTGACGGTTTTCTTTTTCGTGCCTGAATGACCGGAATATCAAGAGCTGCCCCTGCACGAGACACACGACTGCCGATAGCATTCGACAGAACGCACACATTACCACTAAATATGTGTGCCCACTTGGAGAGTATGGGGGCAAGCGAAGCATCTACTACACCAGAGCCATAGGCGGCGAGCGTTTGATCAAAGTCAAAACTCACACCACGGATTCCCTGTGCATACAGAGTGTGAGGATCTATGCGCGCAACAGATGCGTGGGCCTCCCACGGTCGCAACAACTGCAACGCGCGCTCATTGAGCGCGCGAAAGGGATTGAGATATGGGAGTAGGACAGGGTTCGTGAGAAAATCGATAGCCACCATTGGCTAAATGCGCAGGAAGCGGCGGATGGCGATCGTGCTGGACACAACGCCCAAGAGCACACCGATCACCAGTACCGTCAGCACCGTTTGCGGCGCATGACTTATGAAATATTGTGTAAGTGCAACGCCAGGAATTTTATCAGCTACATCGGCGCTAATGAACGAAAGCGCCGGATAAAACACGGCCAGCGACAGGAGCGACGCAAACACGCCGTACAGCACGCCTTCCACCAAAAATGGTGCGCGAATATGCCAGTTTGATCCCCCCACCAAGCGCATGATCTCAATTTCTTGGTGTTGCGTGTAGATTGTCAGGCGCACCGTGTTAAAGGTGACCAACACGGCGATGATCGAAAGGAGCAGTGTCGTTGCCATGCCCCAACTCCGCAAACCCTTAGAAATACTCTGCACGCGCGCGATCACTTGCTCGTTCTCATAGAAGTTAATCTTCTCAATCAGAGGACGAAAGCGCGTGCCTTCAAGGTAGTTGGCGATGCCCGCATATTCAGATGAGTCTTTCGCTTTGATGTTCACCGATGCCTGGAGCGGGTTATCGTCGAGCTCCGCGAGCGATTCTTGAATGAGCGCGTTACCCGCATGGCGCGCTTTAAAATCTTCAAAAGCTTTTTCGCGTGAAATGTATTCTACATATGCAACCGCAGGAAGCGCTTCAATGTCTTGCTGAATCTTTAAAATATCCTCTTCTGCGGTGGTGGTCTTGAAATACACACTCACGTCTACCTTGTCTTCGATGCTCTGGGTAATCGAGTTTGCGATCACATTGAGCGTCATGAGGCCCAAGAATACAAAGAGCACGAGCGCCATCACTCCCGTAGTGCCGAAGCTCACGTAGCTGTTACGCAGAAAGTTTGTCCATCCGGAGCGCAAAATGCGCTTAAACATTTCTTGAGACATAGAATTTAGATAACGTATTTACCACCGTCTTTCTGGTCGCGCACAATCTTTCCCTTCTCCATGGTAATGACGCGCTTTTCAAGCGAGTTTACCAAATCACGGTTGTGCGTCACCATAATGACCGTGGTGCCGAGTGAATGAATCTTCTTTAAGAGCTGGAGCACGTCGTGACTGTTGACGAGGTCCAAGTTCCCCGTTGGCTCATCAGCCAACATAATGCGCGGGCGGTGAATGAGTGCGCGCGCAATGGCAAGACGCTGCTTCTCTCCGCCAGACATCTGGTGAGGGAAGTTGGTCATTTTGTCTGCAAGTCCTACAATCGCAAGCACTTTAGGCACATCTTCTGCAATCTGGTCATCGCTCGCGCCCGTCATTTCAAGCGCGAAGGCAACATTCTCATAGGCATTTTTACTGGCGAGCAGTTTGAAGTCTTGGAACACCGTACCGATCTTGCGCCGCAAGAGTGGAATGTCAGCGCGGTGTACATCGGCAAGAGAAACGCCATCTACGAGCACCTCTCCATCGCTCGGCTCAAGCTCTTTAATTAAAAGGCGGAGCAACGTCGATTTGCCCGCACCCGCAGGGCCAACAATGGAGACGAACTCACCATCTTCAATGGTAAGGTCGATAGCGTTCAGTGCTACAAATCCGTCGTTATATACCGATGAGACGTTCTTAAATTCAATCACGGTGTTGCAAGAAAATCATCAAGATCACCTTCAAGTACACGCTCTGGCTGAGAAGATTTCTTTCCAGATCGGTGATCTTTCACCATTTGATACGGGTGGAGCACGTAGGAACGAATCTGGCTCCCCCACTCGATAGATCCCGCTTTCATTTCTGGCTTGAGCGCGGAGATCTCGCTCACTCGTTGCGCCTCCATGCGTTGCATCAGGCGAGCAGTGAGCATACTCATGGCCTTTTCTTTGTTCTGCGCCTGTGAGCGTTCGGTCTGCACTGCTACCGCAATACCACTAGGAATGTGTGTGATGCGAACAGCAGTTTCAACCTTGTTCACATTTTGCCCGCCCTTACCACCGGAGCGGAATGTATCAACCCGTAAATCATTCGGGTTGATAGTGAGCGCCTGGGCGGTGAGCTCGGGAAGAATCTCTACGAGAGCAAACGATGTGTGTCGTAGCTTCTTTGCAGAGAACGGCGAAATGCGCACTAAGCGGTGTACGCCACTCTCCCCCTGTAGTATAGCATACACATTCGGACCATTCACCTCACAGGCAACACTTTTTACACCGCCCTGCTCGCCGCGCGATTCATCAAGCACAAGAAACTTCCACCCACGCTTCTGCGCGAGGCGACTATACATGCGCAACAGCATGCCCGCCCAATCTTGCGCATCCACCCCTCCCGCGCCGGCGTAGATGGAAAGAAGCGCTGTATTAGGGTTATGAGGAAGCATACAAATAAAATGGAGCCGGAGGTGGGACTTGAACCCACGGCCTATCGCTTACGAAGCGATTGCTCTACCGCTGAGCTACTCCGGCGCGGTTTTAAAAATTGTCATCCTTGCTCCCTGCCTGCCGGCAGGCAGGTACCAGCTGAGCTAAGGTGGCAAAAACAAGGCTTACTATAGCGTAGGTGGCCCAAAAATACCAGATACCGATTTGGGCGATATTGGAACGGTGAGATGATACGGGAATCGCCTTCGGGCTATGGCGATGACAGTAGATTTTTTAGCTTTCTCCTCCCAGCACCGCTTTTCCAGTATAGCTCCCTTTTTCGTGCTTCTGCCGACGTCGTAAATGATTCTGAAAAAATGAGCTGCAGTGGAACTCGGTATTTTGTAGATGCTACCTTTCCTGCGTTGTGGAGGCGTAAACGCGCCTGAAGGTTATTTGTATATCCAACGTACGTTCTACCATCCTTAAGACTGCGCAAAATGTAAATATAAAACATTTACGACGAGCGGGTCGCTCCGCCCCTTTTGGGCGAGGCGGACCTCGCTCAAAAATTACTGTAATAATTTTTGAGCGGGATACGGGAATCGAACCCGTGTCTCCACCTTGGAAGGGTGGCGTACTACCATTATACGAATCCCGCACTAACGAAAGATATCATACAGCCAGGCGCGTAGATTGGCAAAAACCCCTCCGCCACCAGTTGCGGACACAGACGCCGGTCGCTCCTCATCCGCTAAGTGCACAAAAACCACTTCCTCTCCCTCCGCTTGCACATTTAAACGCAGGCGCGCTTGGCGCTCTAAGAACGCCGGATCATACGCACGCGAGGCCCGAAGAGATAGGAGGTCATTCTCCTCTTTCCCCTTCGCAATACGCTCTTCTAATTCGCGCACTTGGCGCTCCGCTTCACGCGCCTCAATGTGCACGCGTGCCGTAGCAACAAAGAACCAGAGCGCAAGGAGGCCCAGAGGAATAATGGCAAATGGTGATCGAATGATGCGCTGCCACATATTGCGATTCCGCTCTTCCATGGTAGAGTACACGTATTCCTATGATTCCTCAATCGTGGCTTCGCCCCATTTCAATGGTCGTTGCGATACTCCTCACCATCAGCATGGTGATCTTCCTCATCTTGCCGCTCTGGTACTAAGCGCGCAAATACCAGCCTAGCGCTTAAGCATGTCCAAGAAGACGCTGTGAGGAATCTCCACTTTCCCGAGTTCTTCCATCTTCTTTTTGCCTCGTTTTTGCTTTTCGAGAAGTTTCATTTTGCGCGTGACATCCCCACCATATAAATAGCCCGTCACATCCTTGCGGCGTGCTTTGATGGTTTCGCGAGCGATCACCTTGCCGCCAATAACAGCCTGCAGTGCGACCGCAAACCACTGTGCCGGAATGATATCTTTAAGCTTCTCCACCATCGCACGACCTTCCCGATACGCAAGCGAGCGCGGCACAATGCGAGAGAACGGTTCAACAAGGTCATCGGCGACAAGAATATCGAGTCGCACTAAGTCGTCGATACGGAATCCGGAAAGTTCATAGCTCAGTGATGCATACCCAGAAGAAACGCTCTTGAGTTGATCATAAAAATCCGTGATGAGTTCAGCTAGAGGAATGGTGTAGCGCAACACCGCCGTATCGCTACCCAAGTATTCAGTGGCTTCATAGACACTCCGTCGTGTTGCAGCAAGCTCCATCACCCCACCTACATATGTTGATGGTGTGATAATTTCTACGCGCGCAATAGGCTCAGCGATCATGGTAACGTGCGAAGGATCTGGCAAGAGCGCCGCGGAGCGAATGAGCAACTCTTCGCCATTTTTTAATGTCACCTGATATTCCACCGATGGTGAAGAAACGATGAGCTTCAACTGAAACTCTCGCCGCAGACGTTCAGAAATGATTTCCACATGCAGCATGCCCAAAAAGCCAACGCGAAATCCGCGACCAAGTCCCGCCGATGATTCTGGCTCGTAGACAAGTGATGCATCAGTGAGTTTCAACTTCCCGAGCGCATCTTTGAGCACGTCATATTCTTCGCCGTTCTCTGGAAAAAAACTTGCAAACACCATGGGGGTCGCTTGGCGATACCCTGGCAACGGCTCGAACGCGGTGTTCTGCGCCTCGCGCTGGAGGGTGATGGTGTCACCCACGTGAATCTGCCCAGGATCCTTGATCCCCGTAGCGATGTAGCCGATCATGCCGGGCTCGAGAGACTTCTCTGGTGTTTGCTGTGGCGCAAACCAGCCCGTTTCCAGTACTTCAGCGCGCGCCTTCGTCGCCCATGCAAGCACAGTATCACGATTACCAATTGCTCCGCTTACCATTCGCACGTATGCAATAACGCCTTTATAGGCATCAAATGAGGAGTCGAAGATGAGCGCGCGCGTTGGCCCATCAACGTGGCGAGGAGGTGGCACATCCCGAACAACGCGATCAAGAAGTTCAGCAACGCCGGTTCCCTGTTTCGCAGAAATACTAAGGATGGTTTCGGGAGTAATGCCAAGGAGAAGCGAAAGCTGTTCTTTTACAATCTCCGTGCGCGCGTTTGGTAGATCCACTTTGTTAATCGCTGGGACGATCACTAATCCTTGGCGCTGAGCAAGGTGGAGGTTCGCCAATGTCTGCGCCTGGATCCCTTTTGTAGCATCAACAAGCAAAATAGCGCCCTCAACTGCCGCAAGCGACCGTGAGACTTCGTATGAAAAATCGACATGGCCCGGCGTGTCGATAAGATTTAAGGTGTATGGCTGCTGTGCGCCCTTTGGTGTGTAGCGCATGCGCACTGGCTGTAATTTAATCGTGATGCCACGCTCCCGCTCAAGATCCATCTGATCAAGATACTGGTTCTGCATCTTACGACGCTCAACGGCGCCCGTGAGTTCAAGAAAACGATCGGCAAGCGTCGACTTGCCGTGGTCAATGTGGGCGATAATAACGAAGTTACGTATCAGATCGTGCATGGACCCTACCCTACCATGAGTCAGCGCTTATCCGCAATTCGTGAAAGTCGCATCTGAAGCACAATAGTCAATACAAGCGCCTGCACCACCGAGCCCGCAACAGTCGCGACAATAAGCACCGAAAGAGAGATGGCTCCCTGTATGTATGCGGCTCCGATAATACTTCCCGTGGCAATAATCCCGCACAACGCGGCGTAGAGAGGCGTACGCGTATCGTGGAGCGCATAAAATGCACGGGCAACAATGTGAATGAGGCCCTGTGGTACAACACCGATCATAAAAAGGGCTATGGCTCCCGAAAGCAATGCGGCATCTGGCCCCGTAGGAGTGCCTGCACCAAACGCTATGCGCGCGATAGGCTCGGCAAAGAAAATGCCAAGACCAGCTGCGAGAAGTAGGAGCCCGGAAATGCGCAGTGCCGCTTTCGATACTAAGCGTCGAAACTCAGGCCACGCCTGTTGTGCCGCGGAGCGAGAGAGCTGTGGAAATGCCGCAGTAGCTCCCGCAATTGCGATGAGCGACACGGGGACAAAGTGCACATTCGAGGCAAGTGCGAGTATAGAAATACCCCCCGCCGGCAGCAATGATGCCGCCATCGTCGTTATGGTCGTGCTCAACTGTTGTGCCCCTAGTGCTAATGTACGGGGCACCATGAGGCGCACGACGGTAAAAAGACCCGTTCCCCGCAATGCCCACGAGGGAGCCCAGTGGAATCCTGCTCGCCGCGCGGCGATCCACTGCGTACATGCGTGCAATAAAGCGCCCAACAAAACGCCATACACAAGACCTGTTACTGGATCCCCTCCAAAACGCATCTCGTGTGGCGCAAGGTAAAGCGCTCCAATAATAATCCCTCCGTTATACAACACAGGAGCAATCGCGTATGCAAGAAATCTCTCGCGCGCTTGCAACACTGCGCCCGCGATAGTGCCAATAGCAAACAGCACGGGGCTCCAAGCCATAAGAGCAATCGCCGAGGCAAGGCGCGCCTGCCCCGCGACATCAAGCCCGGGACCTACAATGCGAGACACCGCATCTGCGCCCAATCCGAGCACAACAACGCCAAGCGCTGTGAGCGTTACCGCCCACGTTCCAAACACGCGCGCAAGCCTCCATGCCGTATCTTCACGCTTTTCAAGATACGAGACGAACACGGGAATGAATGCGGATGCAACGCCACCAAGTACCAACAAATTAAACAGAAGGTCTGGGAATCGAAATGCTGCATAGTAAATATCAAGCGTATCGCCTGCACCGAAAGAGCTGGCGAGAATTCGATCACGCAAAAGACCCGTCGCCTTTGCAAAGAAGGAAAAGAATGCCAGGAGTATCCCGGCACGCATGAACCCAAGAGAAGAAGTGCGCATACCCTATACTACTGCGTTGCGAACCGGATGGCGAGATCGCGATCCAGCGTACCGCTCCACGACCATGCAGCGTCCTTGTGTGCAATATCACCTTCCGCGCGAACATGTGGCGCATCGGGGAACGTGAACGCGACATCAAGAGGCTTAAGGAGCATGCCCGGCTGCTTTTGCACGGTCAGCTCATACGCTTTCGTGTCGGTCCGCGGAACACTATACGAGAGTGTAACCGTCTTTTCGGCGCCAGGCTTTGTAACCATCCAAAAGCCAAAGACTGTTCTGTCGCTTTCTGTGGTAACGCGCACACCATTTGCAAGCTCGGTTCCCTGTTCGATACTCTGCAACACTGGATCGGTAGTCGCGTCTGCATAGGTGACAAGTGGCGCATGCGCCGGAGTATCGTTCCCCGTTATCGCGCTCAACTGCGCACCACGCGGCACAACGACGCGCACATATGCCGGATTCTCGGTGTTATAGATGGGTAGCGCATGATCCCCGCCACGGTGCACGCGCGTGAGCGTGAGCGTGTGCTCGCTTGCAGCGTTATAGACAGTCGTCTTCAAGGATGCGCGTGTATCCGTCAACGCATCGGTCTTGGCCCCTTTCACGTTTGCAAAAACCGTCATCAAAAAGTCCCCCGTGTCAGAGCGAACGTGGCCGTCAAACCCCTTCTCTCGCGCAAACGCCTGCACATCCTCGTTGCGGAAGTACATGAGCATATCTTTTCGCTCAAGTGCCGCAACAAAAATACGCAGCATGGAAAGCCACTGCTCTCTCCCACTCGATGCGATCTTTTCCACGACGAGTGGTGCAGCATCAATGATAACCTGCTTGGGTTTATTCTGCTTTCGATTTTCCCCGTATTCCACTTCACGCTGAAGCTCTTCCAAAAATGTATCGCTCTTGAGTGTGATGTTATATGCCGGCATTGGGATCGCCCCCACCACATCTAACACTTCACCAAGCACCTTTGTATTAATCGCGATCACGCCATCCGCATCAAGGCCTGTCTCTTTTTTAAAGAATGAGAGCGTTACCTCCGCTGATGTTGGCCCGTCAATGAACCAACCCGCATCACGCATCGCCCAGTGAGGGGTGATGTGCTGGAGCGCTTTGGGCGGAACTATTTTTTCTTTTAACTGCCCGTCTGGATTATAAATATCATCTGCCTTAAACGAACTCATGCGACCGCCAGAAAACTCCAAAATGCCATAGCTGCCCGGAAAACCGCCCATTGGGCGCGCCTCGCTATCGTTCAAGAAGAGCACGAGAAAACGACGATCATCCCCAATCCCGATCATGTACTGGAGGAGGTCGATATACTTTACGCCATCCCGCACCACGGTGTGGAGCGCGGGAAGCTGTTCGGTAAACGTAGCGAGCGCAGCACGCTTGTCTTCGGGAAGCGTGGCGGGGTCAATATCAGCAACGAGCTCTGAGGCGCGCTCCATGTTTGCATCGGCAAGTGCCAGCGCCGCAGCAAGTGGACGAATTTTTTCAGTGACGAGTGTTCGTGTATTTGCATCCTGCTGCAGTATGGCGCCCGTACTGGAAAGCTTATCAACCGCATCCGCAAGCGCGTGGCCCGCATCTGCGATGAGCGTTCCTGCGCGGACTAAATTCCTCCCTGTACGATATGCCTCTGTCCCCGGCAGCTTCGCGATCAGTGCGCCAAGTCCTTCGCCAAAGACATCAACGTCTTTTTGAAGCTGTGAGAACTGCTCAAATGCAGATAAGAAATTTGCTGACGCATCATGAAAACGTAGCTCTGCGATATGCTGCTTTGCTTGTGATAGGTTATCGATGGCGATCGTTGAGTCGCGCATGACACGAGACTTCAATTCAGACCCGTAACGAGAAAGGCCGATCATGCCCGCCGTCACCAAGCCCGCGGCAATAAAAAATGCGAAGAGTGGCCCCCAGCGCATGCGACGGCGCGGTGCCTCAACGCGGATAGGCGGCATATGGATAACGCGCGTGGGATCCGCTGGAGATTGTGCGGAAGCACCGCTCCACCACTCTCCCACCTCTTCAGATCGCATCGCGGACGCAAAACGCACAGAAGACTCTTGCGGATCTAGGTGCGCCATTACGCTATATTCAGAAACAGGACGCTGGCGACGCAGCTCGGTTGCGATATCATCATGCCAACGCTCCGCCACTGCCGGAGATGGCTTTTGGAGCGAACCGCGAATGCGCGTTGGCTTTGGAGCGACTTCTTGGCTTCCACTCGCAAGCGTTGCAGAAAATGCAACCTCCTTAGCAATAGACTCCTCGAGCATTCGCGAGAGCTCAGCACGAGCTTCCGCATCAGACATGAGGCGTGAGGTAGCCCGAATCACCGGCTCCGCTTCAAGTGGCGCCGTCGCAGCTACGGCAACGCGCGTTTGGCGTGGCTCAATGCGAAGGTTTACCTCCGCAGGCAGTGGAGCTTGCGCACGAGAGAAAGCGCCCGTACCTGGTGCGGGTTTTACATCGAAAAGGGCCCCTGTTACGTGTTGGGATTTCTGGGGCATGCGTACCCCTTCAGTATAGCCGTTTTTCCCTCACTCGTGAGTAAAAAATGTGGAGAATCACCCACGCAAAACGGCCAAAGTTGCACGCGCCGCGTCCTCCCACGAAAAATGCTGCGCACGAGCCTTTCCACGCATAGCCATCATATCGTGTAGCGCATCATCGAGTACCAGTTCACGCATGGCACGAGCAAGCGAATCGCTATGATACGGAGAAACGAGAAGTGCGGCATCGTGGAGCACTTCGGGCAACGATCCGACGTCAGACGCGATCACGGGAACGCCCAACGCACACGCGGCAAGAGGTGGAAAACCAAATCCCTCCAGAAAAGATGGATATACCAGCACGCGCGCACCAGCGAGAAGTGTATCTCGCTCTGATTCAGAAACGTCTGTGCGCACATCGATGCGATCACGAAACGGATGCCACTCAATCGCGCTCGAAACAGCGTGCATATCGTGTCCCGCGTAACCCACAAGACAAAGGCGCACATGGGGAATGCGTGCGGCACACTGCGCAAATGCTTCGAGTACACTTGCAACATTCTTTCGCGGCTCAAACGTTCCCAGAGCCATGATGTACGGATCGCCAGCGCGCACGCCACTCACTGAAACGCTTGCATGCGGAAGCCCTGAATAGACGACCCGTACACGCTCATCCGGAATGCCGTACTCACGCACGATATCAATTTTTGTTGCATGCGAGACCGCAATCACCGCATCAGAGGCCCGAACGAACCGCCGAGGTTGCATGGCAATGTGCCAGAGCTTCTGTTTTAAGGAAAAGAAATGAGGGGCAACGACAAACGAAAGATCGTGCACGGTCGTTACTCGCCGACACTTCTGCGAAAGAGCTCCCGCAAGAATGTGGGGAAAGAAAAAAACATCAGCGCCGCCCACAAGCTCATCAAGTGGCAGTGCGCCCAAGAGCGCGGCACCAAAGAGTACGCGGTTAGAAATGCGCCCGTGCACCACATGCACGTTGGGCGCCTGCGGCAGAAGGTCAGTAGGAACTGGCCGCGCGCCAGCCCAAAAGAGCTTGAATGTAACGTCGGGAGCGGAAGCAATAAGCTGCGGCAACAGCGAGAGGATATACTCCTCAACGCCACTGCGCCTCCCCGACCCAAGCGCACGAATATCAACGCCAATAACCATAGCACCAGCATAGAGAAAGATCCGCATAAAAACAAAGGCCCGTGCCGAGAGCAATGTGCTACTTTGCCACTTAATTATAGCACTAAATTATACAAAAGTCAATCTCGAAAAAGTGCCTGTATTCGGCTTAAAAAGACGCTC of the Candidatus Paceibacterota bacterium genome contains:
- the lepA gene encoding translation elongation factor 4 yields the protein MHDLIRNFVIIAHIDHGKSTLADRFLELTGAVERRKMQNQYLDQMDLERERGITIKLQPVRMRYTPKGAQQPYTLNLIDTPGHVDFSYEVSRSLAAVEGAILLVDATKGIQAQTLANLHLAQRQGLVIVPAINKVDLPNARTEIVKEQLSLLLGITPETILSISAKQGTGVAELLDRVVRDVPPPRHVDGPTRALIFDSSFDAYKGVIAYVRMVSGAIGNRDTVLAWATKARAEVLETGWFAPQQTPEKSLEPGMIGYIATGIKDPGQIHVGDTITLQREAQNTAFEPLPGYRQATPMVFASFFPENGEEYDVLKDALGKLKLTDASLVYEPESSAGLGRGFRVGFLGMLHVEIISERLRREFQLKLIVSSPSVEYQVTLKNGEELLIRSAALLPDPSHVTMIAEPIARVEIITPSTYVGGVMELAATRRSVYEATEYLGSDTAVLRYTIPLAELITDFYDQLKSVSSGYASLSYELSGFRIDDLVRLDILVADDLVEPFSRIVPRSLAYREGRAMVEKLKDIIPAQWFAVALQAVIGGKVIARETIKARRKDVTGYLYGGDVTRKMKLLEKQKRGKKKMEELGKVEIPHSVFLDMLKR
- the ftsE gene encoding cell division ATP-binding protein FtsE; protein product: MIEFKNVSSVYNDGFVALNAIDLTIEDGEFVSIVGPAGAGKSTLLRLLIKELEPSDGEVLVDGVSLADVHRADIPLLRRKIGTVFQDFKLLASKNAYENVAFALEMTGASDDQIAEDVPKVLAIVGLADKMTNFPHQMSGGEKQRLAIARALIHRPRIMLADEPTGNLDLVNSHDVLQLLKKIHSLGTTVIMVTHNRDLVNSLEKRVITMEKGKIVRDQKDGGKYVI
- a CDS encoding GIY-YIG nuclease family protein produces the protein MFYIYILRSLKDGRTYVGYTNNLQARLRLHNAGKVASTKYRVPLQLIFSESFTTSAEARKRELYWKSGAGRRKLKNLLSSP
- a CDS encoding septum formation initiator family protein, which translates into the protein MEERNRNMWQRIIRSPFAIIPLGLLALWFFVATARVHIEAREAERQVRELEERIAKGKEENDLLSLRASRAYDPAFLERQARLRLNVQAEGEEVVFVHLADEERPASVSATGGGGVFANLRAWLYDIFR
- a CDS encoding permease-like cell division protein FtsX, whose protein sequence is MSQEMFKRILRSGWTNFLRNSYVSFGTTGVMALVLFVFLGLMTLNVIANSITQSIEDKVDVSVYFKTTTAEEDILKIQQDIEALPAVAYVEYISREKAFEDFKARHAGNALIQESLAELDDNPLQASVNIKAKDSSEYAGIANYLEGTRFRPLIEKINFYENEQVIARVQSISKGLRSWGMATTLLLSIIAVLVTFNTVRLTIYTQHQEIEIMRLVGGSNWHIRAPFLVEGVLYGVFASLLSLAVFYPALSFISADVADKIPGVALTQYFISHAPQTVLTVLVIGVLLGVVSSTIAIRRFLRI
- a CDS encoding PCRF domain-containing protein, translating into MGRGFKSHLRLHFICMLPHNPNTALLSIYAGAGGVDAQDWAGMLLRMYSRLAQKRGWKFLVLDESRGEQGGVKSVACEVNGPNVYAILQGESGVHRLVRISPFSAKKLRHTSFALVEILPELTAQALTINPNDLRVDTFRSGGKGGQNVNKVETAVRITHIPSGIAVAVQTERSQAQNKEKAMSMLTARLMQRMEAQRVSEISALKPEMKAGSIEWGSQIRSYVLHPYQMVKDHRSGKKSSQPERVLEGDLDDFLATP
- the murJ gene encoding murein biosynthesis integral membrane protein MurJ — translated: MRTSSLGFMRAGILLAFFSFFAKATGLLRDRILASSFGAGDTLDIYYAAFRFPDLLFNLLVLGGVASAFIPVFVSYLEKREDTAWRLARVFGTWAVTLTALGVVVLGLGADAVSRIVGPGLDVAGQARLASAIALMAWSPVLFAIGTIAGAVLQARERFLAYAIAPVLYNGGIIIGALYLAPHEMRFGGDPVTGLVYGVLLGALLHACTQWIAARRAGFHWAPSWALRGTGLFTVVRLMVPRTLALGAQQLSTTITTMAASLLPAGGISILALASNVHFVPVSLIAIAGATAAFPQLSRSAAQQAWPEFRRLVSKAALRISGLLLLAAGLGIFFAEPIARIAFGAGTPTGPDAALLSGAIALFMIGVVPQGLIHIVARAFYALHDTRTPLYAALCGIIATGSIIGAAYIQGAISLSVLIVATVAGSVVQALVLTIVLQMRLSRIADKR
- a CDS encoding glycosyltransferase family 1 protein → MVIGVDIRALGSGRRSGVEEYILSLLPQLIASAPDVTFKLFWAGARPVPTDLLPQAPNVHVVHGRISNRVLFGAALLGALPLDELVGGADVFFFPHILAGALSQKCRRVTTVHDLSFVVAPHFFSLKQKLWHIAMQPRRFVRASDAVIAVSHATKIDIVREYGIPDERVRVVYSGLPHASVSVSGVRAGDPYIMALGTFEPRKNVASVLEAFAQCAARIPHVRLCLVGYAGHDMHAVSSAIEWHPFRDRIDVRTDVSESERDTLLAGARVLVYPSFLEGFGFPPLAACALGVPVIASDVGSLPEVLHDAALLVSPYHSDSLARAMRELVLDDALHDMMAMRGKARAQHFSWEDAARATLAVLRG
- a CDS encoding HAD-IA family hydrolase, which translates into the protein MVAIDFLTNPVLLPYLNPFRALNERALQLLRPWEAHASVARIDPHTLYAQGIRGVSFDFDQTLAAYGSGVVDASLAPILSKWAHIFSGNVCVLSNAIGSRVSRAGAALDIPVIQARKRKPSVDGFRVAQRRWNLAPQQCVHIGDQVLTDILGANTAGWKSIHVRPFEPSADPWFIRVARAYERRLL
- a CDS encoding DUF4012 domain-containing protein, coding for MPQKSQHVTGALFDVKPAPGTGAFSRAQAPLPAEVNLRIEPRQTRVAVAATAPLEAEPVIRATSRLMSDAEARAELSRMLEESIAKEVAFSATLASGSQEVAPKPTRIRGSLQKPSPAVAERWHDDIATELRRQRPVSEYSVMAHLDPQESSVRFASAMRSEEVGEWWSGASAQSPADPTRVIHMPPIRVEAPRRRMRWGPLFAFFIAAGLVTAGMIGLSRYGSELKSRVMRDSTIAIDNLSQAKQHIAELRFHDASANFLSAFEQFSQLQKDVDVFGEGLGALIAKLPGTEAYRTGRNLVRAGTLIADAGHALADAVDKLSSTGAILQQDANTRTLVTEKIRPLAAALALADANMERASELVADIDPATLPEDKRAALATFTEQLPALHTVVRDGVKYIDLLQYMIGIGDDRRFLVLFLNDSEARPMGGFPGSYGILEFSGGRMSSFKADDIYNPDGQLKEKIVPPKALQHITPHWAMRDAGWFIDGPTSAEVTLSFFKKETGLDADGVIAINTKVLGEVLDVVGAIPMPAYNITLKSDTFLEELQREVEYGENRKQNKPKQVIIDAAPLVVEKIASSGREQWLSMLRIFVAALERKDMLMYFRNEDVQAFAREKGFDGHVRSDTGDFLMTVFANVKGAKTDALTDTRASLKTTVYNAASEHTLTLTRVHRGGDHALPIYNTENPAYVRVVVPRGAQLSAITGNDTPAHAPLVTYADATTDPVLQSIEQGTELANGVRVTTESDRTVFGFWMVTKPGAEKTVTLSYSVPRTDTKAYELTVQKQPGMLLKPLDVAFTFPDAPHVRAEGDIAHKDAAWSWSGTLDRDLAIRFATQ